GAGCAGTGATCAGTGGTAGCCCTACGAGATATGCATATACAGCGATTTCCTTCTCCGGGATACTCCGCAGCGGCTTTATTCGTGGTACAAACTCGTCAATACGGATACGTTGCGTCTTCAATCTTCTCAATCTCTCTATATCGCCCCTTATGTAATTGATCATTATGGTCTGAACTTCATCATCGAGGTTATGTGCAGTAAAAACCTTCGCACTGCCCAGCTCCTTCGCTTTACGGTCTATCACTCTCCGCCTCAGCACGCCGCAGAATGTACACGGTGCCTGCTCGAATCCCTTTGATGCTATCTCGTCCAGTGTAAACCCGAACTCATGAGCGAAGGAGTATGTGAAGAGCTCCATATTCAGTTTGTTCACGAGCTTTTCGGCATTTTCCAATGTCAGCTTACGAAAGCCTTTTATACCTTCATCCACTGCGATTGCAACGAATTCTAAATCCCTGCGGTCATGAAAGAACTTATTCAGCATGTATATAAGTGCCGAACTGTCTTTTCCGCCGCTCAGTGCCACAGCAATCCTGTCACCGCTCTCCATCTTCATCTGTCGCCTCAGCTCTTTCTTCACTTTCCGCTCGATGTACTCTATGAAATGCTTTTCACAGAGATGCAGCCCTGAGTAGCGCTGATAGATAACAGCAGGTCTGTTGCAACCGCTTCTGCTACATTTTATCTTCCCCATTCTCTCCTTTTTCTCTTTATCTCGCTTCAATTAACCTCTAATAAAATTCATTCCCTTTATAATGTATGGAGATTTAAAATGCACCATTAATTACGCCTTCACTCATTCAATCCTTCCTCTTCTATCTTCACTTCTGATTGCTTGATTGCCTCTTTAATTTTATCCTCATAATCTGACACAGACATTTCTCCATTTTCCGCCGATATATTTCTACCCTCACATCCACCATTTTGAACATGCTTTTGATAAGCGGTATTACTCGCACAATATCTGATAATTTACCCGTAGGAACGTCTAATTTCAAGTGAAAGGTATGATACTTTTTGCCATACTCTTCCTTTTTAACTCCCTCTTGTCCTCATCCTT
The nucleotide sequence above comes from Methanophagales archaeon. Encoded proteins:
- a CDS encoding TIGR00269 family protein → MGKIKCSRSGCNRPAVIYQRYSGLHLCEKHFIEYIERKVKKELRRQMKMESGDRIAVALSGGKDSSALIYMLNKFFHDRRDLEFVAIAVDEGIKGFRKLTLENAEKLVNKLNMELFTYSFAHEFGFTLDEIASKGFEQAPCTFCGVLRRRVIDRKAKELGSAKVFTAHNLDDEVQTIMINYIRGDIERLRRLKTQRIRIDEFVPRIKPLRSIPEKEIAVYAYLVGLPLITAHCPYARLSFRFSVKQMLNEFEMRHPGTKYSLLRGYERLMELMPAPAEPTQRLLTCERCGEASASKLCKVCEIIARVTAQL